From the genome of Parcubacteria group bacterium, one region includes:
- a CDS encoding ComF family protein: MKTVILSEIKKTILDTLFPISCISCYKPGNWLCKSCLNKIPLKNIQVCPYCEKMITPNGFTCFGCKKKYSLDGLLVAVSYQDKTVSKAIHLYKYRFVEELFSVLGNIMLKSIQNSELPLPDMIIPVPLHKRRLRQRGFNQSKLLAGYIAEKITPGFPINLENNLLERFRYTHPQMEIKNHFARKKNIENAFKIPKDKLKLVKNKRILLVDDVTTTGATIFECAKTLKKSGAKEVFAVVIARQGYK, translated from the coding sequence TTGAAAACAGTAATATTGTCAGAAATCAAAAAAACAATCCTAGATACTCTTTTCCCCATCTCCTGCATTTCCTGTTATAAACCCGGTAATTGGCTTTGCAAAAGTTGCTTAAATAAAATACCGCTCAAAAATATTCAGGTTTGCCCGTACTGCGAGAAAATGATCACTCCCAACGGATTCACTTGTTTCGGATGCAAGAAAAAATATTCTTTGGACGGGCTTTTGGTCGCCGTGTCGTATCAAGACAAAACGGTTTCAAAAGCCATCCATCTTTACAAATATCGTTTTGTTGAAGAACTATTTTCCGTGCTTGGAAATATAATGCTAAAGTCAATTCAAAATTCAGAATTGCCTCTTCCTGATATGATTATCCCCGTTCCGCTTCACAAGAGAAGGCTTCGGCAGCGAGGCTTCAACCAATCGAAGCTTTTGGCCGGATATATCGCTGAAAAAATTACTCCCGGATTCCCTATCAATCTGGAAAATAATTTACTTGAAAGATTCAGATACACTCATCCGCAAATGGAAATAAAAAATCATTTTGCTCGAAAGAAAAATATTGAAAACGCTTTCAAAATTCCCAAAGATAAGCTAAAATTAGTAAAAAATAAAAGAATCCTTTTGGTCGATGACGTTACGACAACCGGAGCCACTATTTTCGAGTGTGCCAAAACACTCAAAAAATCCGGGGCAAAAGAGGTTTTCGCAGTTGTCATCGCTAGGCAAGGATACAAATAA
- a CDS encoding ATP-dependent Clp protease ATP-binding subunit translates to MLEAKISQKLTLHAKKCLKEAQSLTCQEIKPKHLLYAICLEDGCLGNMILKNMGINKNCLDTILFASKKNPALKPKFSNELVAIITKAYYLANNFRYPYVGTEHLVYALLESNDKEIEKILERSTPKLEKNMGNILGSSINSDSLAHLSKIFDLPEITLSKNKSGETGATPYLNQFCSDLNNDTARRGEIIIGREKEIERIINILGRKNKNNPVLIGDPGVGKTALISKLAQRINSGDVPSKLINKKILSLDMALIVAGTSFRGEFEARIKEIIHEATGNRNVILFIDEIHTVIGAGNLSGGLDAANILKPALSRGDIQCIGATTISEYKKHFEKDPALERRFEPLKIDEPSAEETKKILEGIRKSYEKFHNVSISDDALGQAVTLSIRYINNRFLPDKAIDLIDETSSAARNKEKAPDFSKKIKALENEREKIITQKNAFVNQEKYDEALGLRQKEKELSKKIDALKKSWKEAEKEKTAFIAGADISETVSQITGVPLEKLTVGKSKPNLRNLEKNLESKIIGQKEAIQKISSNLIRSSSGISNPDRPLGSFLFLGPTGVGKTLTAKILAQDFFGSIQNLIRIDMSEFMERHNVSRLIGAPAGYVGYEEGGRLTEKIRHQPYSIVLFDEIEKAHPDVFNILLQILEDGTLTDAEGKEINFKNTIIILTSNLGTSQFTSSARIGFSSKRKSNLKFDEIRNRVIEELKKQMKPEIVNRLDNIIVFNPLGEKQLSEISKLELQKFKKRLELQGIVFSYSKNVVDFVAQKSLALDQGARLVRRNIQEFVEDKVAREIVEGRVRNSKIGLDVINGKIVTN, encoded by the coding sequence ATACTATTCGCATCAAAAAAAAATCCCGCCTTAAAACCCAAATTTTCCAATGAGCTTGTAGCTATTATAACCAAAGCATACTATTTGGCTAATAATTTTCGCTATCCATACGTCGGAACCGAACATCTGGTTTATGCTCTTTTGGAATCAAATGATAAAGAAATTGAAAAAATCCTCGAAAGATCAACTCCCAAATTGGAAAAAAATATGGGGAATATTCTTGGATCTTCAATAAACAGCGACTCTCTGGCGCATCTTTCTAAAATTTTTGATCTCCCTGAAATAACTCTTTCTAAAAATAAGAGCGGAGAGACTGGCGCTACTCCTTATCTCAATCAATTCTGTTCCGATTTAAACAATGATACTGCCAGGAGAGGAGAAATAATAATAGGCCGAGAGAAAGAAATTGAAAGGATTATAAATATCCTGGGAAGAAAAAACAAAAATAATCCCGTTCTGATTGGAGATCCCGGGGTGGGGAAAACCGCTTTGATTTCAAAACTGGCTCAAAGAATAAATTCCGGAGATGTTCCAAGCAAGTTAATAAATAAAAAAATCCTGTCGCTTGATATGGCGTTAATTGTCGCCGGAACCAGTTTTAGGGGCGAATTTGAAGCCAGGATTAAAGAAATAATCCACGAAGCAACTGGAAATAGAAACGTAATTCTTTTTATTGATGAAATTCATACGGTTATCGGAGCCGGAAATTTAAGCGGAGGCCTTGATGCGGCTAATATTTTGAAGCCCGCCTTATCCAGAGGAGACATCCAATGCATCGGCGCTACCACTATTTCGGAATACAAAAAACATTTCGAGAAGGATCCGGCATTGGAAAGAAGATTTGAGCCGCTTAAAATCGATGAGCCATCCGCAGAAGAAACAAAGAAAATTCTGGAAGGAATCAGAAAAAGCTACGAAAAATTCCACAATGTCTCAATATCTGATGACGCCCTGGGACAAGCCGTGACTTTAAGCATTCGATATATTAATAACCGATTTCTTCCGGATAAAGCTATCGACCTTATCGATGAAACATCCTCGGCCGCAAGAAACAAAGAGAAAGCTCCTGATTTTTCAAAAAAAATAAAGGCATTGGAAAATGAGAGAGAAAAAATAATCACTCAAAAGAATGCTTTCGTAAATCAAGAGAAATACGATGAGGCATTAGGACTCCGCCAAAAAGAGAAAGAATTATCCAAAAAAATAGATGCTTTAAAAAAGAGCTGGAAAGAAGCAGAAAAAGAAAAAACAGCCTTCATTGCCGGCGCCGATATCTCCGAAACAGTTTCACAAATTACCGGAGTTCCCCTGGAAAAATTAACTGTCGGAAAATCAAAACCAAATTTAAGAAACTTGGAAAAAAATCTCGAATCTAAAATAATCGGGCAAAAAGAAGCCATCCAAAAAATATCCAGCAATTTAATCCGTTCCTCTTCGGGTATTTCCAATCCCGATAGACCGCTGGGTTCTTTTCTTTTTCTCGGACCAACGGGAGTCGGAAAAACTTTAACGGCAAAAATTCTGGCTCAGGATTTCTTCGGCAGCATCCAGAATCTCATTCGCATCGATATGAGCGAGTTCATGGAACGCCACAATGTTTCAAGGCTCATTGGAGCTCCGGCAGGATATGTCGGATATGAAGAAGGAGGGAGATTAACGGAAAAAATACGCCATCAGCCGTATAGTATCGTGCTTTTCGATGAAATTGAAAAAGCTCATCCTGATGTTTTCAATATTCTCCTCCAAATTCTGGAAGACGGGACTCTGACTGATGCTGAAGGAAAGGAAATAAACTTTAAAAATACCATAATAATTCTCACTTCTAACCTGGGAACTTCGCAGTTCACTTCTTCCGCTCGAATAGGATTCAGTTCGAAGAGAAAGTCCAACCTTAAATTTGATGAAATAAGAAACAGGGTTATCGAGGAGCTTAAAAAACAAATGAAACCGGAAATTGTTAATCGTTTGGACAATATTATCGTGTTTAACCCTCTCGGCGAAAAACAGCTTTCTGAAATTTCAAAACTGGAGCTTCAAAAATTCAAAAAACGCCTCGAACTTCAAGGAATAGTCTTCTCTTATTCGAAAAATGTAGTCGATTTTGTCGCCCAAAAAAGCTTGGCTCTCGATCAGGGCGCTCGCCTCGTCCGCCGAAATATCCAGGAATTTGTGGAAGATAAGGTGGCCAGAGAGATTGTGGAAGGAAGAGTGCGGAACAGTAAGATCGGACTGGATGTTATAAACGGGAAAATAGTAACAAATTAA